One part of the Tolypothrix sp. NIES-4075 genome encodes these proteins:
- a CDS encoding DUF11 domain-containing protein, translating to MTSINSWLRHKSLFFTFFSLSIFTYGVIPVLAQTGVIRNTAGAGADNLPQVRSNEVTLSAGQAALEIIKTGDRAAAEPGETVVYRLAIRNAGRAATSQISVTDRLPLGVRLINRSLRGTIGDRQVALTADRGSNRTVTINASSGLQPNETLVVVYGAEVTPDAVRGDGRNLAQARAGSLTSNQTSYRIRIRPGILSDCGTLIGRVFVDKNFDGEQQPNEPGVPNAVIYMDDGNRIVTDAKGLFSLPAVISGYRSATLDLSSLPGYALAPNTYFIEKNSQSRMVKLAPGSLARVNFGVTPAFSGGKR from the coding sequence ATGACATCTATAAATTCATGGTTGAGGCATAAGAGCCTCTTTTTTACGTTTTTTTCATTGAGTATATTTACTTACGGAGTTATACCTGTTCTTGCTCAAACAGGAGTAATCAGGAATACCGCTGGTGCAGGTGCCGATAATCTTCCACAAGTTCGCTCAAACGAGGTGACTTTAAGCGCCGGACAAGCAGCTTTGGAGATTATCAAAACAGGTGACAGGGCAGCAGCCGAACCGGGCGAAACAGTAGTTTACCGTCTAGCCATCAGAAATGCTGGTAGGGCAGCAACAAGCCAGATATCAGTTACAGACAGACTGCCCTTAGGAGTGCGATTAATCAACAGGTCGCTAAGAGGTACCATCGGCGATCGCCAAGTCGCCTTAACAGCTGACCGGGGTTCAAATCGAACAGTGACAATTAATGCTAGTTCCGGACTGCAACCGAACGAAACTTTAGTTGTGGTATATGGCGCTGAAGTAACACCCGATGCAGTTCGAGGAGATGGCAGAAACTTAGCACAAGCCAGAGCCGGAAGTTTGACAAGCAACCAAACCAGCTATCGGATACGAATTCGACCGGGTATTCTCTCAGATTGCGGCACCTTGATTGGGCGCGTGTTTGTCGATAAAAACTTTGACGGGGAACAGCAACCGAACGAACCAGGAGTACCGAACGCCGTGATTTATATGGACGACGGCAATCGCATCGTCACCGATGCCAAAGGACTCTTTTCCTTGCCAGCTGTTATATCCGGTTATCGCTCGGCAACACTGGACTTGAGTAGCTTACCAGGTTACGCTTTAGCACCTAACACGTACTTTATCGAGAAAAATAGTCAATCACGCATGGTGAAGTTAGCACCTGGTAGTTTGGCACGAGTCAATTTTGGGGTTACGCCTGCCTTTTCAGGGGGTAAGCGATGA
- a CDS encoding serine/threonine protein kinase — protein MIGKLLDHRYQVVRVLATGGFGETYIAQDTRRPGNPICVVKHLKGANSDPKVFETAKRLFQSEAETLEKLGNHDQIPRLLAYFDENKEFYLVQEFIEGHTLSEELVPNQRWSESEVIQMLLEVLNILEFVHREGVIHRDIKPDNIIRRTCDHKLVLVDFGAVKQLRSPNLTFAGQTTATVAVGTPGYMPTEQGQGKPRPNSDIYSLGIIAIQALTGVAPIDFQEDPDTGEIIWQHLAPVSPELAAVLSKMVRYHFKDRYNSVMQALLSLQLLSSVPAHQEYAKTPSYEAIKPSSQMSRQQTIAVAPANHAAKPARKESNRPDLLPLVIAALLAGGTAAVATNLVGSAKNLGFNFASNGATSANICEAVVTGNSNIRSEPSAINSENIVQTVNDNTPFEVTGKRTKLGWVEVKLDSGKSAWANSHVIANPEQWVSCLRDKGIAIKTVNDSDLIAARPIPQPIPKPAAVTSSPKPEKLESPKPEKSDPFRAEPFTDDTDKLTAKENNSQVVEQAREKYDNGDLAGAIALLKSLPANASSTWKDTAGTVSQWQQDWAKAEALSNEINKALDNGQWDKVLAYKDHPEKLPNIQYWRDKMEPLFKQAADNLAKQELPKIGNPHHLNHRQHQVETFRQNVSPEESDNNIDSETITETDENGF, from the coding sequence ATGATCGGCAAGCTGTTAGACCATCGTTATCAGGTAGTGAGAGTCCTTGCGACGGGGGGATTTGGAGAAACATACATTGCCCAAGATACTAGGCGTCCGGGCAACCCCATCTGCGTTGTCAAGCACCTCAAAGGGGCAAACTCAGATCCGAAAGTTTTTGAAACCGCCAAGCGCTTGTTTCAATCAGAAGCGGAAACTTTAGAAAAACTGGGTAATCATGACCAAATACCCAGACTTTTAGCTTACTTTGACGAAAATAAAGAATTTTATTTAGTCCAAGAATTTATTGAAGGACATACCCTCAGCGAAGAACTTGTACCAAATCAGCGTTGGAGTGAAAGCGAAGTCATTCAGATGCTGCTAGAAGTTCTGAACATCTTAGAATTTGTCCACCGCGAAGGCGTAATTCACCGCGATATCAAGCCAGATAATATTATTCGTCGTACTTGCGATCATAAATTAGTTTTAGTAGACTTTGGAGCTGTTAAACAACTTCGCTCTCCTAATCTTACTTTTGCGGGGCAAACCACCGCTACTGTAGCTGTAGGCACTCCCGGTTATATGCCCACAGAACAAGGACAAGGCAAACCCCGTCCCAACAGCGATATTTATTCTTTAGGTATCATCGCCATTCAAGCGCTGACGGGAGTAGCGCCAATCGATTTTCAAGAAGACCCTGATACAGGCGAAATTATCTGGCAGCATTTAGCACCTGTAAGTCCGGAATTGGCAGCGGTGTTAAGCAAGATGGTGCGCTATCACTTCAAAGACCGCTATAACAGCGTCATGCAAGCACTGCTGTCATTGCAATTGCTTTCTTCTGTACCGGCACATCAAGAGTACGCGAAAACTCCCAGCTACGAAGCAATCAAACCAAGTTCTCAAATGTCTCGGCAGCAAACCATCGCGGTTGCGCCGGCAAATCATGCTGCCAAACCTGCCCGTAAAGAGTCTAACAGACCCGACTTATTGCCGCTAGTCATTGCCGCATTATTGGCAGGTGGTACGGCTGCTGTTGCCACCAATTTAGTTGGAAGTGCGAAAAATCTCGGTTTTAATTTTGCTAGTAATGGCGCTACTTCAGCAAATATTTGCGAGGCTGTTGTTACGGGTAATTCTAATATTCGTTCTGAGCCGAGTGCAATTAATTCTGAGAATATTGTGCAAACAGTTAACGATAACACTCCTTTTGAAGTGACTGGCAAGCGGACAAAACTTGGTTGGGTAGAAGTTAAACTTGATTCAGGAAAATCTGCTTGGGCGAACTCTCATGTAATAGCTAATCCAGAACAATGGGTATCTTGTTTGCGAGACAAAGGTATTGCGATTAAGACAGTAAATGATAGTGACTTAATTGCGGCTCGACCGATTCCTCAACCGATACCAAAACCAGCTGCCGTAACTTCATCGCCAAAGCCAGAAAAATTAGAATCGCCAAAACCAGAAAAATCAGATCCATTTCGTGCTGAACCATTTACTGATGATACAGATAAATTAACTGCTAAAGAAAACAATTCTCAGGTTGTGGAACAAGCAAGAGAGAAGTATGATAATGGAGATTTAGCGGGAGCGATCGCACTACTCAAATCTCTGCCTGCAAACGCTTCTTCAACTTGGAAAGATACAGCCGGAACAGTTTCTCAATGGCAGCAAGATTGGGCAAAAGCGGAAGCTTTATCTAATGAAATCAATAAAGCACTTGATAACGGTCAATGGGATAAAGTTTTAGCTTATAAAGACCATCCAGAAAAGTTGCCGAATATTCAATATTGGCGAGATAAAATGGAACCATTATTTAAGCAAGCAGCCGATAATTTAGCAAAACAGGAATTGCCAAAAATCGGTAATCCCCATCATCTAAATCATCGCCAACATCAAGTAGAGACGTTCCGGCAAAACGTCTCTCCTGAAGAATCCGACAATAATATAGATAGTGAAACTATAACGGAAACTGATGAAAATGGTTTTTAG
- a CDS encoding OmpA family protein: MAFVGRDAINHVSRKKFSQRRINNYQLTILSLLPFTFCLLTSKVAFSQIPTPPALRVVVNSNSDGNIQADSVLTLREAIALVNGTLTVEQLSNSEKALVQPQTSGTSRIEFNLPNGATTIQLQQQLPDLSSPGLVIDGATQPGYNAATSATAEIAIPVPVVTITPAADKEIFRGLTVVADGITIRGLSIYGFNASPIKQQLGNLLIYDGIPKPVTLTTPPGDIVISHRFPPPNTKRQQPPNSSFPFYDRDVPPKNVLIENNWLGLTTDERVPPTTSAFGVYVFNSQGTTIRKNRIYYHDGSAIITSVRGENTVVQQNIIVGNGIEGMPDALRIEGVVTKSQILGNLICANDGAGVYLFKPQGDVLLQNNKITYNGRRLRRAAVYVMGSNHQIIGNEIDHQTGPGVVVSAYPDTERNIIQDNLFAALEGLSIDLNTQRNLDVSDFQRGDGPNPKRDSGNRRRDTGNGAINAPEFTARAFVPSGNGVTLQGKADPGSLITIYRLGDYQRGKKALYEPGYGALSQVLATAPVDNKGNFSITASNLQTGEMVSAIATDPKYGTSEPAIAAVIGTPGTPTNLTPSSQPTPIQPPQCTSRPAPPPPPEPPTPPPPPEPLRIRVPRNVHFALDKSFISPASALVLDRVAQVLKQYPVIVIEIIGHTDPRASDAYNLALGRRRALATRNYLLRQGIAPERMTIRSQGESQPVSQGTGRVDYARDRRAEIIFKDIRGIDIIIEGQEEDLQIEPPRGRR, translated from the coding sequence ATGGCTTTCGTTGGTAGAGACGCGATTAATCACGTCTCCAGGAAAAAATTCTCGCAACGCCGAATTAACAACTATCAATTAACAATTCTTTCTCTTTTACCTTTTACCTTTTGCCTTTTAACTTCAAAAGTTGCATTTAGTCAAATACCGACTCCCCCAGCTTTGCGGGTGGTGGTGAACAGCAACTCAGATGGGAATATTCAAGCTGATTCAGTACTGACATTGCGAGAAGCGATCGCTCTGGTCAATGGTACGCTAACAGTTGAACAACTCAGCAATAGCGAAAAAGCTTTAGTTCAACCACAAACTAGCGGCACTTCGCGCATTGAGTTTAATTTGCCCAATGGCGCAACGACGATTCAATTGCAGCAACAATTACCCGATTTGTCAAGTCCGGGATTGGTAATTGATGGTGCCACGCAACCGGGATATAATGCTGCTACTTCAGCGACAGCAGAAATTGCCATTCCGGTGCCGGTAGTGACAATAACTCCAGCGGCAGATAAAGAAATATTTCGCGGCTTGACTGTTGTTGCCGATGGTATAACTATTCGCGGCTTAAGTATTTATGGTTTTAATGCCAGTCCAATTAAGCAGCAGTTGGGCAACTTATTAATTTATGATGGGATTCCCAAGCCGGTGACGTTGACCACACCGCCAGGAGATATTGTTATTTCCCATCGCTTTCCGCCTCCCAACACCAAACGACAGCAACCCCCTAATAGTAGTTTTCCTTTTTATGACCGAGATGTCCCACCCAAGAATGTTCTGATTGAAAACAACTGGTTGGGACTGACAACTGATGAAAGAGTCCCACCAACTACATCAGCTTTTGGGGTTTATGTTTTTAATTCCCAAGGAACGACAATTCGCAAAAACCGAATTTATTATCATGATGGTAGTGCGATTATTACCTCGGTACGGGGTGAAAATACGGTAGTTCAACAAAATATCATCGTTGGCAATGGCATCGAAGGTATGCCCGATGCTTTGCGGATTGAGGGTGTAGTTACAAAATCGCAGATTTTAGGTAACTTGATTTGTGCCAACGATGGGGCAGGGGTGTATTTATTTAAACCTCAAGGTGACGTGTTATTGCAAAATAACAAAATCACTTATAACGGTAGACGATTGCGACGGGCAGCGGTTTATGTGATGGGTAGCAATCATCAAATAATTGGTAACGAGATTGACCATCAAACCGGACCTGGGGTAGTAGTGTCAGCGTACCCTGATACTGAACGCAACATCATCCAAGATAACTTGTTTGCCGCCTTGGAAGGTTTGAGTATTGACCTCAACACCCAGCGCAATCTTGATGTCAGCGACTTTCAACGGGGAGATGGTCCAAACCCCAAGCGCGATTCAGGCAATCGCCGTCGGGATACGGGAAATGGAGCAATTAACGCACCAGAATTTACCGCCAGGGCATTTGTACCAAGTGGTAACGGCGTCACTTTACAAGGTAAAGCTGACCCAGGTTCGCTCATTACGATATATCGCTTGGGAGATTATCAAAGAGGAAAAAAAGCACTTTACGAACCAGGTTATGGAGCGTTGAGTCAGGTGTTAGCGACTGCGCCTGTAGACAATAAAGGCAATTTTAGCATCACGGCATCAAACTTGCAGACCGGAGAAATGGTGAGTGCGATCGCCACCGATCCTAAATATGGGACATCGGAACCGGCGATCGCCGCCGTAATTGGCACTCCTGGAACACCAACCAACCTCACGCCATCTTCTCAACCAACGCCCATACAGCCACCGCAGTGTACTTCCAGACCTGCGCCACCCCCACCACCAGAACCACCAACACCACCCCCACCACCAGAACCGCTGCGGATACGCGTACCGCGCAACGTTCACTTTGCCTTAGATAAATCTTTCATCAGTCCAGCGAGTGCGCTAGTTTTGGATCGGGTAGCGCAGGTGTTGAAGCAATATCCGGTGATTGTGATTGAAATAATTGGTCACACCGATCCCCGCGCTAGCGACGCCTATAACTTAGCGTTGGGTAGACGACGGGCATTAGCTACGAGAAATTACTTATTACGCCAAGGTATCGCCCCAGAAAGAATGACCATTCGTTCTCAGGGTGAAAGCCAGCCTGTAAGTCAAGGTACCGGTCGGGTGGATTATGCACGCGATCGCCGTGCGGAAATCATTTTTAAAGACATTAGAGGTATCGACATCATTATTGAAGGACAAGAAGAAGATTTACAAATCGAACCACCTAGAGGTAGAAGGTAG
- a CDS encoding DNA cytosine methyltransferase, with the protein MIKENHKLKLHSSLKVIDLFAGCGGLSLGFQNAGFQIAAAFDNWETAIKVYQKNFHHDVILCDIAALDNFEIIKNINPDIIIGGPPCQDFSSAGKRDENLGRGDLTIKFAEIIANVKPKWFVMENVDRLAKSAKYKIAKDIFKQAGYGLTEKILDASLCGVPQKRKRFFCIGELNGEDNALEFYLQANLDKQPKTIREYLGDSLGIEYYYRHPRSYKRRAIFSIDEPSPTIRGVNRPIPKNYKIHPGDAAPVTPQLRHLTTIERSYIQTFPPNFIFESCKTDLEQMIGNAVPVKLAEYVAKCLYEYMQNSILVRSERFTAQIKH; encoded by the coding sequence ATGATAAAAGAAAATCATAAATTAAAATTGCATTCATCCTTAAAAGTCATAGATTTATTCGCCGGATGTGGCGGTTTATCTTTGGGATTTCAAAATGCAGGTTTTCAAATAGCCGCAGCCTTTGATAACTGGGAAACTGCCATCAAAGTTTATCAAAAAAACTTTCATCACGATGTCATATTATGTGATATTGCCGCTTTAGATAATTTTGAAATTATTAAAAATATCAATCCAGATATAATTATAGGTGGTCCACCGTGTCAAGATTTTTCTAGCGCTGGTAAGCGGGATGAAAATTTGGGAAGAGGCGATTTAACTATAAAATTTGCGGAAATAATCGCTAATGTAAAACCTAAATGGTTTGTAATGGAAAATGTAGATAGATTAGCCAAAAGCGCTAAATATAAAATAGCTAAAGATATTTTTAAACAAGCTGGGTACGGACTCACCGAAAAGATATTAGATGCTAGTTTGTGTGGTGTACCGCAAAAGCGTAAAAGATTTTTTTGTATAGGTGAATTAAACGGTGAAGATAACGCTTTAGAATTCTATTTACAAGCTAATTTAGATAAACAACCAAAAACAATTAGAGAATACTTAGGCGATAGTTTAGGCATTGAGTATTATTATCGACATCCGAGAAGCTATAAAAGAAGAGCAATATTTAGTATTGACGAACCAAGTCCGACAATTAGAGGTGTTAATAGACCGATTCCTAAAAATTATAAAATCCATCCTGGTGATGCTGCACCGGTTACGCCGCAATTACGACATTTAACTACTATTGAACGCAGTTACATACAAACATTTCCACCTAATTTTATTTTTGAAAGTTGCAAAACTGACCTAGAACAAATGATAGGTAATGCAGTTCCGGTCAAATTAGCTGAGTATGTTGCTAAATGCCTTTATGAGTATATGCAAAATAGTATTTTAGTTCGTAGTGAGCGGTTTACCGCTCAAATTAAGCACTGA
- a CDS encoding aldo/keto reductase has product MSVDTYYTLGRSGLRVSRLALGTMTFGTEWGWGADEDTARQLFNTYVDAGGNFIDTADLYTNGTSEAWIGKFVAERKLRDRVVIATKFSYNAEPGNPNAGGNGRKNMLRAVEGSLKRLGTDYIDLYILHTWDRITPAEEVMRSLDDLVRSGKVRHVGLSNTPAWYAARAQTYSEWRGYEPLSTLQLEYSLVERNIENEFVPLGLELGMGVMVWSPLASGLLSGKYKPSEGSFSGGGRLDTLRDSQNPAFQKISERNWQIISELETVAKELDRSMAQVALNWTANQPGIGSVIIGATKLTQLEDNLKALDFQISGELSDRLQTVSRPKSQFPYSYFESEIQGMIHGGKPVGLKPPGYYPNILIESAGAGVS; this is encoded by the coding sequence ATGTCTGTCGATACTTATTACACATTGGGTCGCTCTGGTTTGCGGGTCAGTCGTCTGGCATTGGGTACAATGACCTTTGGTACAGAATGGGGTTGGGGAGCTGACGAGGATACAGCACGGCAATTATTTAATACTTATGTTGATGCGGGTGGGAACTTCATCGACACGGCAGATTTGTATACTAACGGAACGAGTGAAGCTTGGATTGGTAAATTTGTTGCAGAGCGAAAATTACGCGATCGCGTTGTGATTGCAACTAAGTTTAGCTACAATGCCGAACCCGGAAACCCCAACGCGGGTGGAAATGGACGCAAAAATATGCTGCGAGCGGTGGAAGGTTCCCTCAAGCGTTTGGGGACAGACTACATCGATTTATATATTCTCCATACTTGGGATCGAATTACCCCCGCAGAAGAAGTCATGCGATCGCTTGACGATTTAGTGCGATCGGGGAAAGTTCGTCATGTAGGACTAAGTAATACACCCGCTTGGTATGCAGCACGCGCACAAACCTATTCTGAATGGCGTGGTTATGAACCTCTCAGCACTTTACAGCTTGAATATTCGCTAGTTGAGCGCAATATTGAAAACGAATTTGTTCCACTTGGTTTGGAACTCGGTATGGGTGTGATGGTGTGGAGTCCTTTAGCAAGCGGTTTGCTGAGTGGCAAATATAAGCCCAGTGAGGGTAGCTTTAGCGGTGGGGGACGACTGGATACACTTAGAGACAGTCAAAATCCAGCTTTCCAGAAAATTTCCGAGCGAAACTGGCAAATTATCAGCGAATTAGAAACTGTAGCAAAAGAACTTGATCGTAGTATGGCTCAAGTCGCGCTGAATTGGACAGCTAATCAACCTGGTATTGGCTCAGTAATTATTGGAGCGACAAAGCTGACGCAACTCGAAGATAATCTCAAAGCATTGGATTTTCAGATTTCTGGTGAATTAAGCGATCGCCTCCAAACAGTCAGCCGTCCTAAATCTCAATTTCCCTACAGTTATTTCGAGTCAGAGATTCAAGGCATGATTCATGGTGGTAAGCCAGTTGGCTTGAAACCACCAGGATACTATCCCAATATCCTCATCGAATCTGCGGGTGCTGGAGTGTCCTAA
- a CDS encoding helix-turn-helix domain-containing protein, which yields MPVKRQVTEQTLTPNASSMPDERIEIYQFYNVVPQELAVESLPSHLIVIHTTPQPVQVVERDDRLKIKELAKPGDINILSASSMAYCQWKEAISFIQLTVPPAFIELAAQSDNNSRAAYELINTWHTHDAKILQISQWLLDEQHSGGVGGKLYIDSLLNLLTVHLLRTYTDQFREARSPQRLTQQQIQSAIDYMHAHLNQDISLDALAQSVNISSSHLRRLFKQATGMAPHQYLTNLRVNRAKELLLTNSLSISEVAAEVGFADQSHLHRHFKRIFGITPKAVLTN from the coding sequence ATGCCAGTTAAGCGACAAGTGACTGAGCAAACCTTAACCCCAAATGCTTCATCAATGCCTGATGAACGCATCGAAATTTATCAATTTTATAACGTTGTTCCTCAAGAACTTGCAGTTGAGTCTTTGCCCAGTCACTTGATTGTAATTCATACTACGCCTCAGCCAGTACAAGTTGTAGAGCGTGACGATCGCCTGAAAATCAAAGAACTGGCAAAACCGGGCGATATTAACATTCTCTCAGCTAGCAGTATGGCTTATTGCCAGTGGAAAGAGGCAATTTCTTTTATTCAATTAACCGTTCCCCCTGCATTTATCGAGCTTGCAGCACAAAGCGATAATAATTCCCGCGCAGCTTACGAACTAATCAATACCTGGCACACTCACGACGCGAAAATTCTCCAAATTAGTCAGTGGCTTTTAGACGAACAGCACAGCGGTGGAGTTGGCGGTAAACTATACATTGACTCGCTGCTCAACTTACTGACAGTGCATTTATTAAGAACTTATACTGACCAATTTCGAGAAGCGCGATCGCCTCAACGTTTAACTCAGCAGCAAATTCAAAGCGCGATCGATTACATGCACGCTCATTTGAATCAAGATATCTCACTAGACGCACTCGCTCAAAGTGTCAATATTAGTTCTTCTCATTTACGTCGGCTGTTTAAGCAAGCAACCGGAATGGCACCACATCAATACTTAACTAATTTACGGGTGAATCGAGCTAAGGAACTGCTGCTTACAAACAGTTTATCAATCAGTGAAGTTGCCGCTGAAGTTGGTTTTGCTGACCAAAGCCACCTTCATCGCCATTTTAAGCGGATCTTTGGGATTACACCCAAGGCGGTTCTCACAAATTGA
- a CDS encoding MSCRAMM family protein, with protein sequence MKPLFKRLPEITHTQIFQPLKRTLLTLLFTVPQVPIQYPLLGSISSGGKALAQAQTSCPAGASPATLEWNATTNLQDFLSQNLSVGGVNTTFRFSESSPGVIDAGETRIEPEIYGGIPGPNLRFNIGGNSLGRPVNDRDSSPVAPGSSATLTITFAQPVTLASPLTFLDVDRNGAPPRDPVGRIFQDRVTIRAFNGNTPVGVTGTALGADTRVTNQGNSVLAEGINDNAEITQNAGNIQVTPAGAITQIQILYEPGTEFGAPGQDETIGLARISICPPTGTLGDTVYNDTNGNSQQDAGETGINNVTLNLIGAGPDGNFGTADDITRTTTTDSNGRYSFPGLPAGNYRVTVNNPSGFTPTQTQPQAIALATGQNIDTVDFGFTQQQRGSIGDTVFNDTNANSVQDQGEPGIGGVTINLRDSSGNIVATTTTNNNGNYSFPNLTPGNYTVSVPNPPAGFNPTLVPSPITLQPGQNVDTADFGFTQQPRGIIGDTVFSDTNGNSTQEPGEPGIGGLTVVVTDSSGNTVGTANTDTNGRYNVSVPPGTYTVAVTNAPQGFTPTLTQPNPINVSNGQNIDTVDFGFRQPPGGSIGDFVFNDRNSDRIPNPGETGIPNATVTLRNSSNQIVATTTTNNNGNYIFNGLALGNYTVEVTRPGGGLNPTTNTTLTANLTEANPNNLNIDFGFRSGAVGAANTALRLVKRITNVFRNGQPVNIANFNDFLDDPNDNNDNILNQAGRPPLGVSQLQTPLQSGDEVEYTLYYLAEGDQDLQNVSFCDLIPPETSYSSGEISVNRAGTNSLLSNAQDSDQGAFFTPLQPLPQPNQCLSQTNTKGAVIVNLGTITPDRNFGFLRFRVRID encoded by the coding sequence ATGAAACCTTTATTTAAGCGTTTACCAGAAATCACCCACACTCAGATATTTCAACCTTTAAAACGTACACTTTTGACACTGCTGTTTACAGTGCCGCAAGTTCCCATACAATATCCATTGCTAGGAAGCATTTCATCGGGTGGGAAAGCTTTGGCACAAGCACAAACAAGCTGTCCGGCTGGGGCATCACCCGCAACTTTAGAGTGGAATGCCACCACCAACCTCCAAGATTTTTTAAGTCAAAATTTGAGCGTTGGCGGCGTTAATACCACCTTCCGCTTTTCTGAAAGCAGCCCTGGAGTCATCGACGCAGGTGAAACACGTATTGAGCCAGAAATATACGGTGGTATTCCAGGACCAAATCTCAGGTTTAATATCGGAGGAAATTCGCTAGGTAGACCAGTCAATGATCGAGATAGCAGTCCGGTAGCACCTGGCAGTAGTGCCACACTGACGATTACCTTCGCACAACCAGTCACCCTAGCATCTCCCCTCACTTTTTTAGACGTTGACAGAAATGGTGCGCCGCCACGAGACCCTGTGGGAAGAATCTTCCAAGATAGAGTGACAATTAGAGCGTTTAATGGAAATACACCAGTTGGTGTGACAGGTACGGCATTAGGTGCAGATACTAGAGTCACTAATCAAGGTAACAGTGTTCTGGCAGAGGGTATAAACGACAATGCCGAAATCACTCAAAATGCTGGCAATATTCAAGTTACGCCAGCTGGGGCAATCACCCAAATTCAAATTTTATATGAGCCAGGAACAGAATTTGGCGCTCCTGGGCAGGATGAAACTATCGGTCTTGCTAGGATAAGTATCTGTCCGCCGACAGGCACTCTTGGCGATACTGTTTATAATGACACCAACGGCAACAGTCAGCAAGACGCTGGTGAAACCGGGATTAACAACGTTACTCTCAACTTAATTGGTGCAGGTCCTGATGGTAACTTTGGCACAGCTGACGATATTACCCGCACCACGACTACCGATAGTAATGGTAGATACAGTTTTCCTGGTTTGCCAGCGGGTAATTATAGAGTCACCGTTAATAATCCTTCTGGTTTCACACCAACTCAAACTCAACCTCAGGCGATCGCTTTAGCTACTGGTCAAAATATCGATACAGTTGATTTTGGCTTCACTCAACAGCAACGAGGCTCGATTGGCGATACTGTTTTCAATGACACCAACGCCAACAGTGTCCAAGACCAAGGCGAACCGGGAATCGGCGGCGTTACCATCAACCTTAGAGATAGTAGCGGTAACATTGTTGCTACCACAACTACTAACAACAACGGTAATTACAGTTTCCCCAATCTGACACCAGGTAACTACACAGTATCTGTTCCCAACCCACCTGCCGGCTTTAACCCAACTCTCGTGCCGTCACCCATCACCTTACAACCCGGACAAAATGTTGATACGGCTGATTTTGGCTTTACTCAGCAGCCACGGGGCATAATTGGGGATACTGTATTCAGCGATACTAACGGCAATAGCACTCAAGAACCGGGCGAACCGGGAATTGGCGGTCTAACTGTCGTTGTCACAGATAGCAGCGGTAACACAGTTGGCACCGCTAACACTGATACTAACGGCAGATACAATGTTAGTGTGCCACCTGGTACTTACACAGTAGCTGTTACCAATGCGCCTCAAGGCTTCACCCCGACTCTCACGCAGCCGAATCCAATCAACGTCAGCAACGGTCAGAATATCGATACAGTTGATTTTGGCTTCCGGCAACCACCTGGAGGTTCAATTGGTGATTTTGTCTTTAATGATAGAAATAGCGATCGCATTCCTAACCCAGGCGAAACCGGAATTCCCAATGCTACGGTAACTCTGAGAAACTCTAGCAATCAGATAGTTGCTACCACTACAACTAATAACAACGGTAACTACATCTTCAACGGCTTGGCATTAGGCAATTACACCGTTGAGGTAACAAGACCAGGTGGCGGTTTAAACCCAACCACTAACACAACCTTGACAGCTAACCTGACTGAAGCAAATCCAAATAACCTCAATATTGACTTCGGTTTCCGTAGTGGTGCTGTAGGTGCGGCAAATACTGCTCTGCGCTTGGTAAAACGAATTACCAACGTGTTTAGAAATGGTCAGCCTGTCAACATTGCCAACTTCAACGATTTTCTAGATGACCCCAATGATAATAACGACAATATATTAAACCAAGCCGGACGCCCGCCTCTCGGCGTTAGCCAACTACAAACACCTCTGCAAAGCGGTGATGAAGTAGAGTACACACTTTATTATCTTGCCGAAGGCGATCAAGACTTGCAAAACGTCAGCTTCTGCGATTTAATTCCACCGGAAACAAGCTATAGTTCCGGGGAAATTTCAGTCAATCGAGCCGGTACAAATAGTTTGCTAAGTAATGCTCAAGATAGCGACCAAGGAGCATTTTTCACTCCCTTACAACCGTTACCTCAGCCCAATCAATGTCTGAGTCAAACAAATACTAAGGGTGCAGTAATTGTCAACTTGGGCACTATCACCCCTGATAGGAACTTCGGTTTCCTGCGCTTCCGCGTCCGAATCGATTGA